The Syntrophorhabdus sp. nucleotide sequence TTTGTGGTGGGGTACGTCTTCCTCAAGGGCGCCGACGCGGGCGGGCTCATAGGTGTGGGGCCCTTGTTCCTGGGGGGCGGCCAGTATGACGTCGGCAGGTACCTTGATTTCTTCTGGCAACTTGTCTTTTGTGCCACCGCCGCGACGATAGTATCGGGTGCCGTGGCGGAGAGGCTGAAGTTCTCCGCCTATCTCTTCTACAGTATTATCATCAGCATGCTCGTTTATCCCATATACGGTCACTGGGTATGGGGCGGCGGATGGCTTTCCAAGCTGCCCTTCGGTCTCGGGCATCTCGATTTCGCGGGCTCCGGGGTGGTGCACACGATAGGCGGGATGTTCGGGCTCGCGGGGGCCGTAGTCCTGGGGCCGAGATTCGGCAAGTTTACGAAAGAGGGGAAGCCGAACGCTATCCCGGGCCACAGCATCACTCTGGCGGCCCTTGGGGTCTTCATACTCTGGTTCGGCTGGTTCGGGTTCAACCCGGGCTCCACGTTCAACGCGCATCACCTCAGGATATCGGTCATAGCCGTCAACACACTGCTCGCGGCTTCGGCTGGCGGCCTTGCGGCATTGCTCATCGTTCTCATGAAGACGAAGATATATGACGTCGGTATGATGCTGAACGGTGTCCTTGCAGGCCTTGTCGCCGTGACGGCGCCCTGTGCCTGGATAGAGGCATGGGCGGCGGTGGTGATAGGGTTGATCGCCGGGATGCTCGTGGTCATCGGTGTGTACACACTTGAAAGACTGAAGGTCGACGACCCGGTGGGCGCGGTGTCCGTCCACGGCATCAACGGGATCTGGGGCCTCATAAGCGTCGGCATATTCGCTGACGGCACCTACGGGAACTACCTGACGGAGGCGCCATTCGTGAAAGGGCTTCTGTACGGGGGTGGAGCGGGTCAGCTTGTCGCCCAGGTGATAGGCGCCGCTGTTGCTGCCCTGTGGGCGTTTCTGTGCGGATACATCATCTTCAGGATGCTGGACGCCGTTATGGGTATCCGGGTCTCCCCCCAGGAGGAGATCGGAGGCCTTGACGTGGTCGAACACGGCGGCTCGGCCTATCCCGACTTCTATACCCAGAACAAGTAGAGGGAGGCAATACAATGCAGAGAGTAACAGCAATAATAAGGATAGAGAAATTCGACGATGTGAGAGCGGCCCTCGAGAAGAGGGGATACCCCGGTCTGTCCCTCAACAGGATCGAGGGCCACGGGAAGCAAAGGGGCCTCAGGCAGCAGTTCAGGGGGCGGGAATACACGATCGAGATGCTTCCGAAGTACGAGCTGTCGATCGTCGTTAAGGACGATGACACAAAGGCGATCGTGACGACGATCATGGAGGCGGCGCGTACCGGTGAGGCGGGGGATGGGAAGATATT carries:
- a CDS encoding ammonium transporter, whose translation is MKRIWVFLALAILMSGLAGPVFADAAPDPFGIKTLADNPKAPVDYVWVLVCGFLVMFMQAGFAMVETGFCRAKNATNLMAKNTMDFVAGSLGFFVVGYVFLKGADAGGLIGVGPLFLGGGQYDVGRYLDFFWQLVFCATAATIVSGAVAERLKFSAYLFYSIIISMLVYPIYGHWVWGGGWLSKLPFGLGHLDFAGSGVVHTIGGMFGLAGAVVLGPRFGKFTKEGKPNAIPGHSITLAALGVFILWFGWFGFNPGSTFNAHHLRISVIAVNTLLAASAGGLAALLIVLMKTKIYDVGMMLNGVLAGLVAVTAPCAWIEAWAAVVIGLIAGMLVVIGVYTLERLKVDDPVGAVSVHGINGIWGLISVGIFADGTYGNYLTEAPFVKGLLYGGGAGQLVAQVIGAAVAALWAFLCGYIIFRMLDAVMGIRVSPQEEIGGLDVVEHGGSAYPDFYTQNK
- a CDS encoding P-II family nitrogen regulator, with amino-acid sequence MQRVTAIIRIEKFDDVRAALEKRGYPGLSLNRIEGHGKQRGLRQQFRGREYTIEMLPKYELSIVVKDDDTKAIVTTIMEAARTGEAGDGKIFVSPVSEVYRIRTGESGEEAL